A genomic stretch from Vulpes lagopus strain Blue_001 chromosome 11, ASM1834538v1, whole genome shotgun sequence includes:
- the CDHR5 gene encoding cadherin-related family member 5 isoform X5, translating into MQGAQAVSPQVTQLRVIVFVLDVNDNPPKFPFELRVEDVPEDSKVNTTVIPETELEAQDPDKGDVLFYTLQEVTPGAGSFFSLLGTNLPALRLDRPLDFYKWQSMSLLLLVRDTQEENAQPSHTATATLVLDVRPADLRPPWFLPCAYSDLYVCINAEYQGAVPTGHRLPAPLILHPGPIYAVDGDRGVNQRVLYSIVTGQDDGTFAIGADSGNLTMTRSVPSPKTFTLLVKGEQSDGARYSVTWVTIEARSATGSVPQFLQSRYYGTVARNSAVGVEVRNAASPSLPLRVWAQDPDFPDLNSAITYRITNNTNFRMDGEIVRTAAQLTQEGVSYAEVEAMNTVTAGTARSVLEIQVLEPQGPPPTGSSGPPETPTPPGAGGTTSLSSSTTSEAPRPPGPSQGPSTTSPGGGAGPHPPTTTTLRPPASSTPGGPPSVGTSTSLPSASPSGGSTPTPEPGTSQPLAPDPSRTPQPSAGPTESQAEDRRFSAVDMAALGGVLGALLLLALIALVILGHKQFGRRLKCCSGKALDHQALTFDNQAFSDPHEANWAPAPRASPGPTRAGPPESPKPPEPAPQEASGSAAAGPAPGAPEAARDGGSPAAVRSILTKERRPDEGGYKAVWFGEDIGAEADVVVLNAPAPDAARAPDSGSEHSGDGDDEDGEPGGSSTYV; encoded by the exons ATGCAGGGTGCTCAGGCCGTGTCCCCGCAGGTGACCCAGCTGAGGGTGATTGTGTTTGTGCTGGACGTCAATGACAACCCACCCAAGTTCCCCTTTGAACTCAGGGTGGAGGACGTGCCTGAG GACAGTAAAGTGAACACCACTGTCATCCCTGAGACGGAACTGGAGGCTCAAGATCCCGACAAGGGTGACGTCTTGTTCTACACCCTCCAGGAGGTGACCCCG GGCGCCGGTAGCTTCTTCTCCTTGCTGGGCACCAACCTGCCCGCCCTGCGGCTGGACCGGCCCCTGGACTTCTACAAGTGGCAGAGCATGAGCCTCCTGCTGCTGGTGCGG GACACACAGGAGGAGAACGCCCAGCCCAGCCACACGGCCACAGCCACCCTGGTCCTGGACGTGCGGCCCGCCGACCTCCGGCCCCCCTGGTTCCTGCCCTGCGCCTATTCAGACCTTTACGTCTGCATCAACGCCGAGTACCAGGGGGCCGTCCCCACAGGCCACAGACTg CCAGCCCCCCTCATCCTGCATCCCGGGCCCATCTACGCCGTGGATGGGGATCGGGGCGTCAACCAGCGTGTCCTCTATAGCATCGTGACAG GACAAGACGATGGCACATTTGCCATCGGCGCCGACTCAGGCAACCTCACCATGACCAGGAGCGTCCCCAGCCCAAAGACCTTCACGCTGCTGGTCAAG ggtgaGCAGTCAGACGGCGCCCGCTACTCCGTGACCTGGGTCACAATTGAGGCCCGAAGTGCCACCGGCAGCGTGCCCCAGTTCCTGCAGAGCCGCTACTATGGCACCGTGGCGCGCAACTCTGCAGTGGGCGTGGAGGTCCGAAACGCAgccagcccctccctgcctctgaggGTCTGGGCTCAGGACCCCGACTTTCCG GACCTCAACTCCGCCATCACGTATCGCATCACCAATAACACCAACTTCCGGATGGATGGCGAGATCGTGCGGACCGCCGCCCAGCTGACCCAAGAGGGGGTCTCCTACGCAGAG GTTGAGGCCATGAACACCGTGACCGCAGGCACCGCCCGCTCGGTGCTGGAGATACAGGTGCTGGAGCcgcagggacccccccccacaG GTTCCTCAGGGCCCCCAGaaacccccacacccccaggggctggaggaacCACCAGCCTCTCGAGCAGCACTACCTCGgaagcccccaggcccccagggcccTCCCAGGGACCCTCTACGACCAGCCCTGGGGGGGGCGCTGGCCCACATCCCCCCACAACCACAACTCTGAGGCCACCAGCCTCATCTACGCCCGGGGGGCCCCCCAGTGTGGGAACCAGCACCTCCCTCCCATCAGCCTCACCCAGCGGGGGCTCAACACCAACACCGGAGCCAGGAACCTCTCAGCCGCTGGCCCCTGACCCCAGCAGGACCCCCCAGCCCTCAG CAGGACCGACTGAGAGCCAAGCTGAGGACCGGCGCTTCTCCGCGGTGGACATGGCCGCCCTGGGCGGGGTGCTGGGCGCGCTGCTGCTCCTGGCTCTGATCGCCCTCGTTATCCTGGGCCACAAGCAGTTCGGCCGGCGGCTCAAGTGCTGCTCTGGAAAAGCCCTG GACCACCAGGCGCTCACCTTCGACAACCAGGCCTTCTCGGACCCCCACGAGGCCAACTGGGCGCCGGCTCCGCGCGCCTCCCCCGGCCCCACGCGGGCGGGGCCCCCCGAGTCCCCCAAGCCCCCCGAGCCCGCGCCCCAAGAGGCCTCTGGCTCCGCAGCCGCGGGCCCTGCCCCCGGCGCCCCCGAGGCGGCCCGGGATGGAGGCAGCCCCGCCGCCGTGAGGTCCATCCTGACCAAGGAGCGGCGGCCCGACGAGGGCGGCTACAAGGCAGTGTGGTTCGGGGAGGACATCGGGGCCGAGGCCGACGTGGTGGTCCTCAACGCGCCCGCCCCCGACGCGGCCCGCGCCCCCGACTCGGGCAGCGAGCACAGCGGCGACGGGGACGACGAGGACGGGGAGCCCGGCGGGAGCTCCACCTACGTCTAg
- the CDHR5 gene encoding cadherin-related family member 5 isoform X2: MGAWALLLPLLVATARAQVCAVSNNIFEVQENTIQSGPLAHVDVPTGQQVTLGSSSTPFAFRIQGTELFLNVTPDYEENTLLEAHLECKSGNTVVTQLRVIVFVLDVNDNPPKFPFELRVEDVPEDSKVNTTVIPETELEAQDPDKGDVLFYTLQEVTPGAGSFFSLLGTNLPALRLDRPLDFYKWQSMSLLLLVRDTQEENAQPSHTATATLVLDVRPADLRPPWFLPCAYSDLYVCINAEYQGAVPTGHRLPAPLILHPGPIYAVDGDRGVNQRVLYSIVTGQDDGTFAIGADSGNLTMTRSVPSPKTFTLLVKGEQSDGARYSVTWVTIEARSATGSVPQFLQSRYYGTVARNSAVGVEVRNAASPSLPLRVWAQDPDFPDLNSAITYRITNNTNFRMDGEIVRTAAQLTQEGVSYAEVEAMNTVTAGTARSVLEIQVLEPQGPPPTGSSGPPETPTPPGAGGTTSLSSSTTSEAPRPPGPSQGPSTTSPGGGAGPHPPTTTTLRPPASSTPGGPPSVGTSTSLPSASPSGGSTPTPEPGTSQPLAPDPSRTPQPSGPTESQAEDRRFSAVDMAALGGVLGALLLLALIALVILGHKQFGRRLKCCSGKALDHQALTFDNQAFSDPHEANWAPAPRASPGPTRAGPPESPKPPEPAPQEASGSAAAGPAPGAPEAARDGGSPAAVRSILTKERRPDEGGYKAVWFGEDIGAEADVVVLNAPAPDAARAPDSGSEHSGDGDDEDGEPGGSSTYV, translated from the exons ATGGGGGCTTGGGccctgctgctgccgctgctggtGGCCACGGCGCGGGCCCAGG TCTGCGCCGTGAGCAACAACATCTTCGAGGTCCAGGAAAACACGATTCAGAGCGGGCCCCTGGCTCACGTCGATGTCCCCACGGGCCAGCAGGTGACCCTCGGGTCGTCGTCCACCCCCTTCGCCTTTCGGATCCAGGGGACTGAGCTGTTTCTCAACGTGACTCCTGACTATGAG gagAACACCCTGCTGGAGGCGCACCTGGAGTGCAAGAGTGGCAACACCGTG GTGACCCAGCTGAGGGTGATTGTGTTTGTGCTGGACGTCAATGACAACCCACCCAAGTTCCCCTTTGAACTCAGGGTGGAGGACGTGCCTGAG GACAGTAAAGTGAACACCACTGTCATCCCTGAGACGGAACTGGAGGCTCAAGATCCCGACAAGGGTGACGTCTTGTTCTACACCCTCCAGGAGGTGACCCCG GGCGCCGGTAGCTTCTTCTCCTTGCTGGGCACCAACCTGCCCGCCCTGCGGCTGGACCGGCCCCTGGACTTCTACAAGTGGCAGAGCATGAGCCTCCTGCTGCTGGTGCGG GACACACAGGAGGAGAACGCCCAGCCCAGCCACACGGCCACAGCCACCCTGGTCCTGGACGTGCGGCCCGCCGACCTCCGGCCCCCCTGGTTCCTGCCCTGCGCCTATTCAGACCTTTACGTCTGCATCAACGCCGAGTACCAGGGGGCCGTCCCCACAGGCCACAGACTg CCAGCCCCCCTCATCCTGCATCCCGGGCCCATCTACGCCGTGGATGGGGATCGGGGCGTCAACCAGCGTGTCCTCTATAGCATCGTGACAG GACAAGACGATGGCACATTTGCCATCGGCGCCGACTCAGGCAACCTCACCATGACCAGGAGCGTCCCCAGCCCAAAGACCTTCACGCTGCTGGTCAAG ggtgaGCAGTCAGACGGCGCCCGCTACTCCGTGACCTGGGTCACAATTGAGGCCCGAAGTGCCACCGGCAGCGTGCCCCAGTTCCTGCAGAGCCGCTACTATGGCACCGTGGCGCGCAACTCTGCAGTGGGCGTGGAGGTCCGAAACGCAgccagcccctccctgcctctgaggGTCTGGGCTCAGGACCCCGACTTTCCG GACCTCAACTCCGCCATCACGTATCGCATCACCAATAACACCAACTTCCGGATGGATGGCGAGATCGTGCGGACCGCCGCCCAGCTGACCCAAGAGGGGGTCTCCTACGCAGAG GTTGAGGCCATGAACACCGTGACCGCAGGCACCGCCCGCTCGGTGCTGGAGATACAGGTGCTGGAGCcgcagggacccccccccacaG GTTCCTCAGGGCCCCCAGaaacccccacacccccaggggctggaggaacCACCAGCCTCTCGAGCAGCACTACCTCGgaagcccccaggcccccagggcccTCCCAGGGACCCTCTACGACCAGCCCTGGGGGGGGCGCTGGCCCACATCCCCCCACAACCACAACTCTGAGGCCACCAGCCTCATCTACGCCCGGGGGGCCCCCCAGTGTGGGAACCAGCACCTCCCTCCCATCAGCCTCACCCAGCGGGGGCTCAACACCAACACCGGAGCCAGGAACCTCTCAGCCGCTGGCCCCTGACCCCAGCAGGACCCCCCAGCCCTCAG GACCGACTGAGAGCCAAGCTGAGGACCGGCGCTTCTCCGCGGTGGACATGGCCGCCCTGGGCGGGGTGCTGGGCGCGCTGCTGCTCCTGGCTCTGATCGCCCTCGTTATCCTGGGCCACAAGCAGTTCGGCCGGCGGCTCAAGTGCTGCTCTGGAAAAGCCCTG GACCACCAGGCGCTCACCTTCGACAACCAGGCCTTCTCGGACCCCCACGAGGCCAACTGGGCGCCGGCTCCGCGCGCCTCCCCCGGCCCCACGCGGGCGGGGCCCCCCGAGTCCCCCAAGCCCCCCGAGCCCGCGCCCCAAGAGGCCTCTGGCTCCGCAGCCGCGGGCCCTGCCCCCGGCGCCCCCGAGGCGGCCCGGGATGGAGGCAGCCCCGCCGCCGTGAGGTCCATCCTGACCAAGGAGCGGCGGCCCGACGAGGGCGGCTACAAGGCAGTGTGGTTCGGGGAGGACATCGGGGCCGAGGCCGACGTGGTGGTCCTCAACGCGCCCGCCCCCGACGCGGCCCGCGCCCCCGACTCGGGCAGCGAGCACAGCGGCGACGGGGACGACGAGGACGGGGAGCCCGGCGGGAGCTCCACCTACGTCTAg